The following coding sequences are from one Paenibacillus stellifer window:
- the asd gene encoding aspartate-semialdehyde dehydrogenase has protein sequence MTEKLRAGIVGGTGMVGQRFIALLENHPWFEVTAIAASANSAGKPYEESVKGRWKLSTPMPESVKHIQVQDASKVEEVAAGLDLIFCAVDMKKNEIQALEEAYAKAGVPVISNNSAHRWTPDVPMVVPEINPEHLEVIEHQRKRLGTETGFIAVKPNCSIQSYVPMLSALKEFQPTQVIASTYQAISGAGKTFTDWPEMLDNVIPYIGGEEEKSEQEPLRIWGTVENGEIVKASSPQITTQCIRVPVTDGHLATVFVSFETKPSKEDILAKWNSYKGRPQELELPSAPKQFITYFEEENRPQTHLDRDIENGMGISAGRLREDSLYDFKFVGLSHNTLRGAAGGAVLIAELLKAEGYITKR, from the coding sequence ATGACAGAGAAGCTGAGAGCCGGAATCGTCGGCGGGACCGGCATGGTCGGCCAGCGTTTTATCGCTCTACTCGAGAATCATCCCTGGTTTGAAGTTACTGCAATTGCCGCAAGCGCCAATTCGGCAGGCAAACCTTATGAAGAATCGGTAAAGGGCAGATGGAAGCTTTCCACGCCGATGCCCGAAAGCGTTAAACATATTCAGGTTCAGGACGCCTCCAAGGTGGAAGAAGTTGCAGCCGGACTCGACCTGATCTTCTGCGCTGTCGATATGAAGAAGAATGAGATTCAGGCGCTAGAAGAAGCCTATGCCAAGGCCGGTGTTCCTGTCATCTCCAATAACTCCGCGCACCGCTGGACGCCTGACGTTCCGATGGTCGTGCCGGAAATCAATCCCGAGCATCTGGAAGTTATCGAACATCAGCGCAAACGTCTCGGCACGGAGACCGGATTTATCGCCGTTAAGCCGAACTGCTCCATCCAGAGCTATGTGCCGATGCTGTCCGCTCTGAAAGAGTTCCAACCGACCCAGGTCATCGCCAGCACCTATCAGGCGATCTCTGGAGCCGGCAAGACCTTCACCGACTGGCCGGAAATGCTGGATAATGTCATCCCGTATATCGGCGGCGAGGAAGAGAAGAGCGAACAAGAGCCGCTGCGGATCTGGGGTACGGTGGAGAACGGCGAGATCGTCAAGGCTTCCTCTCCGCAAATTACGACCCAGTGTATCCGCGTCCCTGTAACAGACGGCCATCTGGCTACGGTATTTGTCTCCTTCGAGACCAAGCCATCCAAGGAAGACATCCTCGCCAAATGGAACAGCTACAAGGGCCGCCCGCAGGAGCTTGAACTGCCGAGCGCGCCGAAGCAGTTCATCACCTACTTCGAGGAAGAGAACCGTCCGCAGACGCATCTTGACCGTGATATCGAGAACGGCATGGGCATTTCGGCAGGCCGTCTTCGCGAAGATTCCCTGTACGACTTCAAGTTTGTGGGCCTGTCCCACAACACTCTCCGCGGCGCCGCCGGCGGCGCGGTCCTGATCGCCGAGCTGCTGAAGGCCGAAGGATATATTACCAAGAGATAA
- a CDS encoding S-layer homology domain-containing protein translates to MSISAMRKHRRWISFVTAIIMVLQLVLGIAPQSAHADTEAPVADVLADQPGGGSNWVVVGTLNGWNNSDTATRMKHLVGGFYEYSTVLNAGHHEFKLVKSGTWNGFENAGNNFAFDLDSASKVNFYINEDLNQARISLPNVQGIQQYVPSRSVDSWPRLVGTLQKKLGESDDWSPATSQLFFVDYNFDDTVYKIQRTLPVGNYAAKVIFGTDWLTSESYGDGGQNLSLNVLDPSDVTFTIDYSAASKNLTHNYVPKNSVFDGKIDSGSLAFDSRSITYKKPFGAIKMGQEAVTLRIAALKGDVQLAKVELTNPDSLSKDFTMNRVTSVDGKDYFEVTIPASQFSKIGVWGYKFILVDGSAKMEYGDDAARGGTGTVSVEGAVPYDLTVYDPDFKTPDWMKDAVVYQIFPDRFFDGDESNNRAKTADGYRGALTEDAATSKGGQKLQYFDGGVSNDPTPEQVWGDWSTSPENPDRSKAENKPSYPDAKTDGVWTNEFYGGDIQGIQEKLGYLKSLGVTTLYLNPVSWAASNHKYDATDYEHLDPMFGQPVYNTPGDPASGLNYTETRAQSDRIYQLFAKEARELGMHIINDGVFNHVGDDSIYFDRYEKYPEIGAYEYWSKVYDKMEAQKLSQSDAEAAVRAEFTAKINPLTNEHYKYPEDFTYTTWFTISNVLVNNGDDSNKHYKYDAWWGYDSLPVMDAKEPQTEDTDFFPADSEAIEGANEWNNIGYRDTVIGHDLTGLTDTQASQEMQSTNSQRWLWMGSSGWRLDVAPDVSGGTWQKFREAVKSTEGRTDANGNVIEEPVILGEEWGIATKYLLGDQFDSVMNYRFRSAVQSYMISGDAATLNQSLESIREDYPKEAWQTMLNLVDSHDTTRSITKYDNPSYEEEHLVIAKDASDKALKLQALTAIMQMGYPGAPTIYYGDEVGVTGTKDPDSRRAFPWERVIENSNGGYSATGVYEELFQTYQTAAQVRNDNEVFRTGDLKVAYASGDVIVYARKNDTTGALVAINRGSSEQTVSADVTGYLPEGLTLRDQLGSGAEGTVTGGKISLTIPALSGMMLLSTSDLSVLPAVTGLQTVAGNGQVTLSWNPVNGAEGYTVYRAAIEGGTQQKVGDTADPAFSDSTVTNGSKYYYTVTAKQGVYESTPCDMASATPAFAIQSVAIVQQAKDMTIGVGKATYEIQVEIKIPGLTDVPSSVYQEPSGIVAKLIYYPSGASPDQAAETKLRYKDDNVEEGAKIYWAAFEPTMPGSYTYLAQVSTDNGESFTSSAPETMTAYADPDDAVPPAAPVLAEIPVESNMTNLSWTLDTEGATGVEVFRKEAGHDYTLIASLDKNATSYRDYTVSNDTAYTYKIAAYDSSYNRAYSEEQSVTPKTVMIDVTLRLHLPEYTPSTDTIYIAGDFIGWNESGTALSVPSGATDRSVVEYSFKMMAGKTIQYKYTRGLWSTEAFTSHSRSANDTTDTGNWAYSSTDTNMKLTIANQGGSKQLIDDYVLRWSDMPMIVTLPRTSYGSDIEYTTDESTMNLKAFVPFGVAFTINGQPIPQGSMDSRGNVLLNGIPLAYGTNSFMLHIEPTDETLALPWYTDKGRAGQATKTLTITVNRTGGGTTQPSLTSLAVSSPAAALTVGDTWSTVVTAQYDNNTTADVTTGAVFESSQPAVASVDSKGVVTALSPGNAEITASYGGMTKSYSVQVIAKEPTVTALSVSGPANSLAIGGTWSTVVTAVYSDGSRKVVTAASVFESSTPEVASVDASGTVHGLAAGTTIITVRYGEWTGSFDVTVTSAAASGSGTSSGQTQTPGVQIVTAAQLNPDASGTAAITMEAGVIRLLLPAEAATAEGLHTLVVTANGVTLSIPSQVLASLSAMLTEDQRKSGARIELIVNPLDASTKEAVTSGLQLPANTRMTLAGEVYDFILQAVSEDGTRMNLTVFPAPVQLTFPLNDSIHSELAGVYYLRPGGVAEYVGSTLSGGQLKAGATHFSRYAVMEYVKSYSDLPASHWAGEAVAVLSAKHIVTGVTADLFAPNQRVTRAEFTAMLVRTLGLTAKGKASFSDVASSAWYAEYAAAAYENGIVKGSSGRFNPQQAITREEMASMLLRASQVKTGDKSVSGESPAFSDAGSISSWAKEDVAAAVSLGLMKGQGNGIFGAKAVSTRAEAAQAIYNLVMKP, encoded by the coding sequence ATGTCCATCAGTGCAATGAGAAAACACCGGCGCTGGATTTCATTTGTAACCGCTATCATCATGGTGCTTCAACTGGTGCTTGGCATTGCACCGCAGTCGGCGCACGCGGATACGGAAGCACCGGTCGCCGATGTGCTGGCCGATCAGCCGGGAGGCGGGAGCAATTGGGTTGTGGTCGGCACCTTGAACGGCTGGAATAACAGCGACACGGCAACCCGGATGAAGCATCTGGTCGGAGGTTTCTATGAGTATTCGACCGTGCTGAACGCCGGACATCATGAATTCAAGCTGGTCAAATCCGGAACCTGGAACGGGTTTGAGAATGCGGGGAACAACTTTGCCTTTGATTTGGATTCGGCATCGAAGGTCAATTTCTACATAAACGAGGATCTGAATCAGGCGCGGATCAGCCTGCCGAACGTACAGGGCATACAGCAGTATGTGCCCTCACGCTCCGTGGACAGCTGGCCAAGGCTCGTTGGCACTCTGCAGAAGAAGCTGGGAGAGAGCGATGATTGGTCGCCAGCGACCAGCCAGCTGTTCTTTGTGGATTATAACTTTGACGATACGGTCTACAAAATTCAGCGCACGCTCCCGGTCGGGAATTATGCAGCTAAGGTGATCTTCGGCACCGACTGGCTCACAAGCGAGAGCTATGGAGACGGGGGGCAGAACCTGTCACTCAATGTGCTGGACCCATCCGACGTGACCTTCACGATCGACTACAGCGCTGCCAGCAAAAACCTGACTCATAATTATGTCCCGAAGAATTCTGTGTTTGACGGCAAAATCGACAGCGGCTCGCTAGCCTTTGACAGCCGTTCGATCACGTATAAGAAACCTTTCGGTGCCATTAAAATGGGGCAGGAAGCGGTCACACTGCGCATTGCAGCTCTTAAGGGCGATGTGCAGCTGGCGAAGGTCGAGCTGACGAATCCGGACTCGCTGTCCAAGGATTTTACGATGAACCGGGTAACCTCGGTGGACGGGAAGGATTATTTTGAAGTGACCATTCCGGCATCCCAGTTCTCCAAGATCGGCGTATGGGGCTACAAGTTCATTCTCGTGGACGGGTCGGCCAAGATGGAGTACGGCGATGATGCCGCAAGAGGCGGCACCGGCACTGTCAGCGTTGAAGGCGCGGTGCCCTATGACCTGACGGTCTACGACCCGGACTTCAAGACGCCGGACTGGATGAAGGACGCGGTGGTGTATCAGATTTTCCCGGACCGGTTCTTCGATGGTGACGAGAGCAACAACCGGGCCAAAACGGCCGACGGCTATCGCGGCGCCCTGACCGAGGATGCAGCCACAAGCAAGGGCGGGCAGAAGCTGCAGTATTTCGACGGCGGTGTCAGCAATGATCCTACACCGGAGCAGGTGTGGGGGGATTGGAGCACTTCGCCGGAGAACCCCGACCGGAGCAAGGCGGAGAACAAGCCGAGTTATCCGGATGCGAAGACGGACGGAGTCTGGACGAATGAATTCTACGGCGGCGACATCCAGGGCATCCAGGAGAAGCTGGGCTATCTGAAGTCGCTGGGCGTCACGACGCTGTATCTGAATCCGGTTTCATGGGCTGCCTCCAATCATAAGTATGACGCCACGGACTATGAGCATCTCGATCCGATGTTCGGTCAGCCGGTGTACAACACGCCGGGAGATCCGGCTTCCGGTCTTAATTATACAGAGACCCGGGCCCAGTCGGACCGCATCTACCAGCTGTTCGCCAAAGAGGCGCGCGAGTTGGGTATGCATATTATCAACGACGGCGTATTCAATCATGTTGGTGACGATTCCATCTATTTTGACCGGTATGAGAAATATCCCGAAATTGGTGCCTACGAATACTGGTCCAAAGTCTATGACAAGATGGAAGCCCAGAAGCTCTCGCAATCCGACGCGGAAGCAGCGGTACGGGCGGAGTTCACCGCCAAGATCAATCCGCTGACGAACGAGCACTACAAATACCCCGAGGACTTCACATACACCACCTGGTTCACGATCTCGAACGTACTGGTGAACAACGGGGACGACAGCAACAAGCATTACAAATACGACGCCTGGTGGGGCTATGATTCGCTGCCAGTAATGGATGCCAAGGAGCCGCAGACCGAAGATACCGATTTCTTCCCGGCGGATTCCGAAGCGATTGAAGGAGCGAATGAGTGGAATAACATCGGCTACCGCGACACGGTCATCGGTCATGATCTGACGGGACTGACTGATACACAGGCTTCCCAGGAGATGCAGTCGACCAACTCGCAGCGCTGGCTGTGGATGGGTTCGAGCGGCTGGCGTCTGGATGTTGCTCCGGACGTATCCGGCGGGACCTGGCAGAAATTCCGCGAAGCCGTCAAATCGACGGAAGGCAGAACGGATGCGAACGGCAATGTGATCGAAGAGCCGGTCATCCTTGGTGAAGAATGGGGCATAGCTACCAAATACCTGCTTGGAGACCAGTTCGACTCCGTCATGAACTACCGCTTCCGCAGCGCGGTTCAGAGCTATATGATTTCCGGCGACGCCGCCACGCTTAACCAGTCGCTGGAATCGATCCGTGAGGATTATCCGAAGGAAGCCTGGCAGACAATGCTTAACCTGGTGGATTCTCACGATACGACAAGATCCATCACCAAATACGACAACCCAAGTTACGAGGAAGAGCATCTCGTTATCGCAAAAGATGCGTCCGATAAAGCGCTTAAGCTGCAGGCGTTGACTGCGATCATGCAGATGGGCTACCCCGGGGCTCCTACGATCTACTACGGAGATGAGGTCGGCGTCACGGGCACGAAGGACCCTGATTCCAGACGCGCCTTCCCATGGGAACGGGTCATTGAGAACAGCAATGGAGGCTACAGCGCAACAGGCGTCTATGAAGAGCTGTTCCAGACGTATCAGACCGCAGCGCAGGTTCGCAATGACAATGAAGTGTTCCGCACCGGAGATTTGAAAGTGGCTTACGCAAGCGGAGATGTTATTGTCTATGCCCGTAAAAATGATACAACAGGCGCGCTTGTCGCCATCAACCGCGGCAGCTCCGAACAGACCGTATCGGCCGATGTAACAGGCTATCTGCCGGAGGGTCTGACACTGCGCGATCAGCTCGGCAGCGGTGCCGAGGGAACGGTAACCGGAGGCAAGATCAGCCTGACGATTCCGGCACTGTCCGGCATGATGCTGCTGTCGACCTCCGATCTGTCCGTACTCCCTGCCGTTACGGGACTTCAAACGGTTGCAGGCAACGGACAGGTTACGCTGAGCTGGAATCCGGTGAATGGTGCAGAAGGTTATACCGTTTATCGGGCGGCTATTGAAGGCGGTACGCAGCAAAAGGTCGGGGATACGGCAGATCCCGCTTTCAGCGACAGCACCGTCACGAACGGCAGCAAATACTATTACACCGTAACCGCCAAGCAGGGCGTCTATGAAAGCACGCCGTGCGATATGGCGTCGGCAACGCCGGCTTTTGCGATCCAGAGCGTTGCGATCGTACAGCAGGCGAAGGATATGACGATTGGCGTCGGCAAGGCGACCTATGAAATCCAGGTCGAAATCAAGATTCCGGGCCTTACCGATGTGCCATCCAGCGTGTATCAAGAACCTTCCGGCATTGTGGCGAAGCTGATCTACTATCCAAGCGGAGCCTCGCCGGATCAGGCGGCCGAAACGAAGCTCCGTTATAAGGATGACAATGTGGAGGAAGGGGCCAAAATTTACTGGGCAGCCTTCGAGCCGACCATGCCGGGTTCCTACACGTATCTGGCACAGGTCTCCACCGATAACGGAGAGAGCTTCACTTCATCCGCACCAGAGACGATGACGGCCTATGCCGATCCGGACGATGCGGTTCCGCCGGCTGCACCGGTGCTGGCTGAAATACCTGTCGAATCGAATATGACGAATCTGTCCTGGACACTCGATACGGAAGGCGCGACGGGCGTTGAAGTATTCCGCAAGGAAGCGGGCCATGACTACACGCTGATCGCTTCTCTTGACAAGAACGCGACCTCGTACCGGGATTACACGGTCAGCAACGACACTGCGTATACGTACAAAATTGCGGCCTATGACAGCTCGTATAACCGCGCCTATTCTGAAGAGCAGAGCGTGACGCCGAAGACGGTTATGATCGATGTAACCTTGCGGCTGCATCTGCCGGAGTATACGCCAAGTACCGACACAATTTATATTGCTGGCGACTTTATCGGCTGGAACGAAAGCGGCACGGCTCTGAGCGTCCCGAGCGGCGCGACCGACCGCAGTGTCGTCGAGTATTCCTTCAAGATGATGGCGGGCAAAACAATTCAATACAAGTACACCCGGGGACTCTGGAGCACTGAGGCGTTCACCAGCCACAGCCGCTCTGCCAACGACACGACAGATACGGGCAACTGGGCCTACAGCTCCACCGACACCAATATGAAGCTGACCATCGCCAATCAGGGCGGCAGTAAACAATTAATCGATGATTACGTGCTCAGATGGAGCGACATGCCGATGATCGTGACCCTTCCGCGCACCTCTTACGGGTCCGACATCGAGTACACAACCGATGAGAGCACGATGAATCTGAAGGCATTCGTTCCGTTCGGCGTGGCTTTTACGATCAACGGACAGCCGATTCCGCAGGGCTCGATGGACAGCCGGGGCAATGTATTGCTGAACGGCATCCCGCTGGCCTACGGAACCAACAGCTTCATGCTGCATATCGAGCCGACAGACGAGACGCTGGCGCTTCCATGGTACACGGACAAAGGACGCGCAGGCCAGGCGACCAAGACGCTGACGATTACGGTTAACCGTACCGGAGGCGGAACGACGCAGCCTTCGCTGACAAGTCTGGCCGTAAGCTCCCCAGCGGCGGCCCTCACGGTTGGCGATACATGGAGTACGGTTGTTACCGCACAGTACGACAACAACACCACGGCGGATGTTACGACCGGCGCAGTATTTGAATCCTCGCAGCCGGCTGTGGCAAGCGTGGACAGCAAGGGCGTCGTCACGGCACTATCGCCGGGCAATGCCGAAATTACCGCATCGTACGGCGGTATGACCAAGAGCTATAGCGTACAGGTAATTGCCAAGGAGCCAACAGTGACGGCGCTGTCTGTCAGCGGACCGGCAAACAGCCTTGCCATAGGCGGCACCTGGAGCACTGTAGTGACAGCCGTCTACAGCGACGGAAGCCGGAAGGTCGTCACGGCGGCTTCGGTGTTCGAATCGAGCACTCCGGAAGTGGCGAGTGTGGATGCAAGCGGTACAGTTCATGGTCTTGCAGCAGGCACGACTATCATTACCGTGCGTTACGGTGAATGGACCGGAAGCTTTGATGTAACGGTAACGTCAGCGGCTGCAAGCGGCAGTGGAACCTCTTCCGGTCAAACCCAGACTCCGGGAGTGCAAATCGTCACTGCGGCGCAGTTGAACCCGGACGCAAGCGGCACAGCTGCCATTACTATGGAAGCTGGTGTGATACGGCTTCTGCTTCCTGCAGAGGCGGCAACAGCGGAAGGACTGCATACGCTTGTGGTTACTGCCAATGGAGTGACGCTGTCCATTCCGTCTCAAGTTCTGGCCTCGCTCTCGGCAATGCTGACGGAAGACCAGCGCAAGTCCGGAGCCCGAATCGAACTTATTGTGAATCCGCTGGATGCCTCGACGAAAGAGGCTGTGACAAGCGGGCTGCAGCTGCCGGCGAACACTCGTATGACATTGGCCGGAGAAGTCTATGACTTCATCCTGCAGGCAGTGTCTGAAGATGGTACCCGCATGAATCTGACGGTCTTCCCAGCGCCGGTTCAACTGACGTTCCCGCTGAATGACAGCATCCATTCCGAACTGGCGGGCGTGTACTACCTTAGACCCGGCGGTGTCGCCGAGTATGTTGGCAGCACGTTGAGCGGCGGTCAGCTGAAGGCCGGGGCAACCCATTTCAGCCGTTATGCCGTAATGGAATACGTGAAGAGCTACAGCGATCTTCCGGCGAGCCATTGGGCAGGTGAAGCCGTCGCCGTACTCAGCGCGAAGCATATCGTAACCGGCGTTACAGCCGATCTCTTCGCTCCGAACCAGCGCGTAACCCGCGCCGAATTCACAGCGATGCTCGTCCGGACGCTGGGACTGACGGCGAAGGGCAAGGCTTCGTTCTCCGACGTAGCAAGCAGCGCATGGTATGCTGAATATGCTGCGGCAGCCTATGAGAACGGAATCGTCAAAGGCAGTAGCGGACGCTTCAATCCGCAGCAGGCCATTACCCGCGAAGAAATGGCATCCATGCTGCTCCGGGCTAGCCAGGTGAAGACGGGAGATAAATCTGTTTCCGGCGAGTCACCGGCATTCTCGGATGCGGGCAGCATCAGCAGCTGGGCGAAGGAAGATGTAGCGGCAGCTGTTTCACTTGGGCTGATGAAAGGCCAAGGCAATGGCATCTTTGGCGCCAAGGCTGTGTCCACCCGCGCAGAAGCGGCGCAGGCAATCTACAACCTTGTGATGAAGCCGTAA
- a CDS encoding NAD(P)/FAD-dependent oxidoreductase, whose product MSEHSEIYDVTIIGGGPAGMYAAFYSGMRDMKTKLIDANEELGGKMLVYPEKIIWDVGGVTPISCRNLIDRLKEQAATFDPTIVQGEQVVEMKLQGDGIYRLTTASGSVHLTKTVILAIGYGILRMAKLDIEGADRYEITNLHYTVQELEPFRGQHVLISGGGDSAVDWANALEPIAGKVTVVHRRDQFGGHEGSILKMRRSSVDVRTPYMISQLHSSDGELIEEVTLAHSESGTTERLQVDAVIVSHGLKSDFGTVRDWNLEMGEWNAFVSPLLETNLPGIFAAGDFAHHESKLRLIAGAFTDAALAVNSAKLYIDPSADKVAYVSSHNDKFKEKNKALGVKLNA is encoded by the coding sequence ATGAGCGAGCATTCTGAAATATACGATGTGACCATTATCGGTGGCGGACCGGCCGGTATGTATGCGGCCTTTTACAGCGGCATGAGAGATATGAAGACCAAGCTGATCGATGCGAATGAGGAGCTTGGCGGCAAAATGCTCGTATATCCCGAGAAGATCATCTGGGATGTCGGGGGCGTTACGCCGATAAGCTGCCGAAATCTGATCGATCGGCTGAAAGAGCAGGCAGCCACATTCGATCCGACCATCGTACAGGGCGAGCAGGTGGTGGAGATGAAGCTTCAGGGTGACGGGATCTACCGCCTGACTACCGCTTCGGGAAGCGTTCACTTGACGAAGACGGTCATATTGGCAATCGGTTACGGAATTCTGCGGATGGCGAAGCTCGACATTGAAGGAGCAGACCGCTATGAAATTACCAACCTGCATTATACGGTCCAGGAGCTGGAGCCATTCCGGGGCCAACATGTGCTGATTTCAGGCGGCGGAGATTCCGCAGTGGACTGGGCCAATGCTCTGGAACCCATCGCCGGCAAGGTGACGGTAGTTCATCGCCGGGACCAATTCGGCGGACATGAAGGCAGCATTCTCAAAATGCGGAGATCATCGGTTGACGTGCGTACTCCATATATGATCAGCCAACTGCACAGCAGTGATGGTGAACTGATCGAAGAGGTCACGCTGGCGCATTCGGAGAGCGGGACGACCGAACGGCTTCAGGTGGACGCGGTCATCGTCAGCCACGGACTGAAATCCGACTTCGGTACGGTACGCGACTGGAATCTCGAAATGGGCGAATGGAACGCATTCGTAAGCCCACTGCTGGAGACCAATCTGCCCGGCATATTTGCGGCCGGCGACTTCGCGCATCATGAGAGCAAGCTAAGACTGATCGCAGGAGCGTTCACGGATGCCGCGCTTGCGGTGAACAGCGCCAAGCTGTACATCGATCCCTCGGCGGACAAGGTGGCGTACGTCTCTTCCCATAACGACAAATTCAAAGAGAAGAACAAGGCTCTGGGCGTTAAGCTCAATGCCTAA
- a CDS encoding ferritin: MKEELAKALNEQLNFEFYSAHVYLAMAAYCSGESLDGFANFFLIQAEEERFHAMKIYRFLNDRGLRATLAALPEPKNDYSSVLDAFEHGYAHEQQNTGKFYNLTDLALETREHATMYFLKWFVDEQVEEESLFSTIIEKLKRIDKDSNAFYMMDAEFAARTFTPPAE, translated from the coding sequence ATGAAAGAAGAACTGGCGAAAGCGTTGAACGAGCAGTTGAATTTTGAGTTTTACTCGGCGCATGTCTATCTGGCGATGGCGGCTTATTGTTCGGGCGAAAGTCTGGACGGCTTTGCCAATTTTTTTCTGATTCAGGCGGAAGAAGAGCGGTTCCATGCCATGAAGATCTACCGCTTCCTCAATGACCGGGGCCTGCGGGCTACGCTTGCGGCACTGCCGGAGCCGAAGAATGATTATTCATCGGTTCTGGACGCGTTTGAGCACGGATATGCCCATGAGCAGCAAAATACGGGCAAATTCTATAACCTGACCGACCTTGCGCTGGAGACGCGCGAGCATGCCACCATGTATTTTCTGAAATGGTTCGTGGACGAGCAGGTGGAGGAAGAATCGCTGTTCAGCACCATTATCGAGAAGCTGAAGCGGATCGACAAGGACAGCAACGCTTTCTACATGATGGACGCCGAGTTTGCGGCGCGCACATTCACACCGCCTGCCGAATAG
- the sigF gene encoding RNA polymerase sporulation sigma factor SigF: protein MDAESKKAPPTYLDDAEVKRLIALSQAGDTTARDTLVGCNIRLVWSVVQRFMNRGYEPDDLFQIGCIGLLKSVDKFDLSYDVKFSTYAVPMIIGEIQRFLRDDGTLKVSRSLKEMANKVRKMKDEMSKTLDRLPTIGEVAEALGVTPEDIVFAQEANKPPASIHETVFENDGDPITLIDQIADDSQEKWFDKLALSEAIGSLTERERLIVYLRYYRDQTQSEVASRLGISQVQVSRLEKKILQNIKEQIAQ, encoded by the coding sequence ATGGATGCGGAATCAAAGAAAGCTCCGCCGACCTATTTGGACGATGCGGAGGTCAAACGGCTGATCGCGCTCAGCCAGGCCGGAGACACGACGGCCCGGGACACGCTGGTCGGCTGCAATATCAGGCTCGTCTGGTCGGTTGTGCAGCGGTTCATGAACCGGGGCTATGAGCCCGACGACCTGTTCCAGATCGGCTGCATCGGCCTGCTCAAGTCCGTGGACAAGTTCGATCTCAGCTACGATGTGAAGTTCTCTACCTATGCCGTGCCGATGATTATCGGCGAGATCCAGCGCTTCCTGAGAGACGACGGGACGCTGAAGGTGAGCCGTTCGCTGAAGGAGATGGCGAACAAGGTGCGCAAGATGAAGGATGAGATGTCCAAGACGCTGGACCGGCTGCCGACGATCGGCGAAGTTGCCGAGGCGCTGGGCGTCACGCCTGAGGACATCGTTTTTGCACAGGAAGCGAACAAGCCGCCGGCTTCGATCCATGAGACGGTGTTCGAGAATGACGGCGATCCAATCACCCTGATCGACCAGATCGCCGACGATTCCCAGGAGAAGTGGTTCGACAAGCTGGCGCTGAGCGAGGCCATCGGCTCTCTGACCGAGAGAGAGCGTCTCATTGTCTATCTGCGCTATTACCGCGACCAGACCCAATCCGAGGTCGCGAGCCGTCTCGGCATCTCCCAGGTGCAGGTGTCGAGGCTGGAGAAGAAAATTTTGCAGAACATCAAGGAGCAGATCGCCCAGTGA
- the spoIIAB gene encoding anti-sigma F factor yields MSMEPSKNVMSVQFAALSENESFARVVVAAFVTRLDPTIDELNDLRTVVSEAVTNCIIHGYDSDPNGVVYISAAIEGETVSLTIEDKGRGIEDLELAQQPLYTSKPELERSGMGFTIMENFMDEFEVSSEPGRGTTIRMKKTIVSKKALFN; encoded by the coding sequence ATGAGCATGGAGCCGTCCAAAAATGTAATGAGCGTCCAGTTCGCCGCATTGTCGGAGAACGAATCGTTCGCCCGCGTCGTTGTAGCAGCCTTCGTGACCCGGCTTGATCCGACTATAGATGAGCTTAACGATTTGAGAACCGTCGTCTCCGAGGCGGTGACCAACTGCATCATCCACGGCTATGATAGCGATCCGAATGGGGTTGTCTATATCTCGGCGGCAATTGAGGGTGAAACCGTAAGCCTGACCATTGAGGACAAGGGGCGGGGGATCGAGGATCTGGAGCTGGCGCAGCAGCCGCTGTATACATCGAAGCCGGAGCTTGAGCGCTCGGGCATGGGCTTCACCATCATGGAGAACTTCATGGATGAATTCGAAGTGAGCAGCGAGCCGGGACGGGGAACCACCATCCGGATGAAGAAGACGATTGTCTCAAAAAAAGCGCTATTTAACTAG
- the spoIIAA gene encoding anti-sigma F factor antagonist: MNSHVQMEQHRGVLVVRLTGELDHHAADYVRMDLDEAILRRQVEHLVLNLKDLQFMDSSGLGVILGRYKLIRGKGGKMVLCDANPAVRRLLDMSGLLKIMSLYDSEDSALTDLEVAL; encoded by the coding sequence ATGAATTCCCATGTGCAAATGGAGCAACACCGCGGAGTGCTGGTCGTGCGCCTGACAGGCGAGCTGGATCATCATGCCGCCGATTATGTAAGAATGGATCTGGATGAAGCGATTCTGCGCCGGCAGGTGGAGCATCTCGTTCTGAATCTGAAGGACCTTCAGTTCATGGACAGCTCCGGTCTAGGCGTCATTCTGGGAAGGTACAAGCTGATTCGCGGCAAGGGAGGCAAAATGGTGCTCTGCGACGCCAATCCGGCGGTCCGCCGGCTGCTCGATATGTCGGGCCTGTTAAAAATCATGTCTCTATATGACAGTGAGGATTCAGCGCTTACAGATCTGGAGGTGGCGTTATGA